The following nucleotide sequence is from Pandoraea thiooxydans.
CATTGCCGCCGGCCAAAGTGCTGGTGACGCTGTCGACCGACGGCAGCGTGTCGGTCGACGGCAACACGCTGAGCCCCGCGCAGCTCACCGCAATGCTGGCCGCGCGACCCGATGTCGCGCATACCGCGGTCACCATCGCCGGCTCGAAACAGGCCCGCATTCAGGGGCTGGTTACCGTAATGGACGCGTGTCGGGCGGCCGGCGTGTCGCAGATCGCGCTGGCCGCCCAGCCCGCGCAAACCCCGCTCCAGTAAAGATGGCTACCTTACCCATGCCGGGCCTTGCCCACGACGGCAAGCGCCTGTTTCGTGCGGCTGCGCTGGCGGCCGTCGTCGAGGCGCTGCTGCTCGGCGGCGGCTACCTGTTCCTGTCCCGCAAGCCGGTCGCGCCGCCCCCGGTCCCTATCACGCTGCTGGCTATCGCCCAGGCGCCCAAACCCGTTCCGGCACCGCCCAAGCCGGTCGCTCCGGTGAGCCCGCCTCCGGTCAAGCCGCCCCCTCCGGTACGTCGCGTGATTCACCACGTCGTGCCTACCGCCAGGCCCAAACCGCAGCCGATACCCAAGGCGCCGGCACCGCCACCGCCCGCCCCGGCGCCCGCCACACAGGCCGCGCCCCCGCCCGTGCCGCAACCCCCGCCGCCGGCCGCACCGGTAGCCGCGGCCGCACCCGGTGCGAATTTCGCCAGCGCGCTGCGTGCGGCAATTCAGGCCGCGCTGCGCTATCCCGTGGCAGCCCGCATGGGCGGCATGACGGGTCGCACCCGCGTGGCCTTCGATTACCGCGACGGCGTCGTCTCTCACGTGCGCGTGGTTATCTCCAGCGGCGTCGGCCTGCTAGACCGCGCCGCGCTCGCGGCGGTACGTGAAGCGGCCGTCCCCAAACCCAAACCCGCCTTTGCCGGCAAGACGTTCGCCGAGCAGTTGTGGGTAACCTTCAATCTGAACAACGACGAATGAAAAAGAGATTTTCCGCCGCTATCGCCGGCCTGGGCATGTGCGTCGCCGCATTGGCGGGCGCAGCGAGCCTGCCGGCCAACGCACCTGCTCGGCATGTACTGCTCATCAGCGTCGACGGCCTGCACGGCAGCGATCTGGCGTACTTCATCGAAGCTCACCCGCACAGCACATTGGCCGCGCTCGCGCGCCACGGCATCGACTACGGCAACGCGCGCACGGTCGGGCCGGCCGATTCGTTTCCGGGTCTGTTGGCGCTGATCACGGGCGGCACGCCGGCAGCCACCGGCGTGTACTACGACGTGACCTACGATCGGTCCCTCTCGCCGGCCGGCAGCGATTGCCGTGGGCGCGGCGCAGCCGTGCCGTACAACGAAGCGATCGACGCCACCGCTGCCGGCAAGCGGGACACGATCGACCCGGCCAAGCTGCCGCGCGACCCGCGCGACGGCTGCCGGCCGGTCTATCCACACGCCTATTTGCGCGTCAACACGGTTTTCGAAGCAGTGCGCGCGGCCGGCGGCTACACCGCCTGGACCGACAAGCACCCGGCTTATGAATTGGTGCAAGGCCCCTCCGGGCATGGTGTCGACGACCTCTTTCTGCCGGAGATCGGCGCCAACTACGAGGCGCGGCAAGCCGCGCCGGTCAATGGCATCACCGCGTCGCTCGCGCGTACCGAAGCTTATGACGACATGAAGGCACACGCGCTCGTCAATGAGATCGACGGCCTCACCCACGACGGACGTCGCCGTGCGCCGGTACCCAATCTGTTCGGGCTGAACCTGCAGGCCATCAACGTCGCGCAAAAACTCTACGGCTATCGCGACGCCGACGGCGCGCCAACGCCCGGACTCACGCAGGCGCTCGAGCACACCGATCGGATTCTCGGCCGCTTCGTCGAGGCCCTGCGCCGGCAAGGGCTGCGCGACGATACGCTGATCGTGGTCACTGCCAAGCACGGCAATGGACCGATCGATCCCGCCCGGTTGCACAAAGTCGATCGCAACGAACTGGCCAGGGTCATCGACGCTGCCGCGCCGGGTGCATTGGCGCAGCTGACCGTCGACAGCGGCGCCTTGATCTGGCTGCGCGCCCCGTCGGCTACCGCGCAAGTCGCCGCAGCCCTGCGCGCTCATGCGGCGCCCCTGGGCATTGCCGACGTGCTCAGCGGCGAGCGGCTGGCAAGACGCTTTCCGTCCCCGCAACAAGATAGCCGCACCCCGGACATCATCGTCATGACCAAAGCCGGCGTGATCTACACCAAGCCCGCGGACGGCAAGCGCATGGAGCATGGCGGCTTCGGCAACGACGACAGACACGTCGCGCTGCTGCTGTCGAGCCCGCGTCTGGCCCATGCCGGGCGGCTCGTGACATATCCGGTGTCGACCACCCAGGTTGCGCCAACCATGCTGGCCGCACTCGGCTTGCACCCCACCGCGCTCAAGGCCGTCGTGCTGGAAAACACGCCGACGTTGCCACAGGTCGACTGGCTAAAGCCGCGCTGATCGACACCAGCCATCGGCGCGCCGCCCGGACGGCGCCCGTCGAACCGTGCGGGCGATGCACGACAGTGCGCCCGACGGTTCGAACCATTGCCCTGCAAACCCCTCGCGCCAAATCCGCGCGGCGCTCGCTGGCGCGCTCCGCACTCGGACAGATGCCCCGCGTCGAGCGCCGGTCACGGCACGCGCGGCGCGGCTGAGCCGTCATCGCGGCGCGGCCGTCCACTTCACGCCGGGCTTGACCAAAATCAAGGTGGGAACCCGCCAAACGCACAGAATTAAAAGCGTCTGGCGGTTGCTCGGCGCGACGACCCCGCGTCACGAGATCCGCTCCATACCGGCGCTCAGCCGGTGCAGTGCCATTTGACAATGGTTTGATGGGTCCAACGGGGATAAACATGCGGGTATGGCACTCGGTATCGAAACATCCACCAGACGTGCCCGGTCACCTGGGATCCGCGTGGCGTCTGCATCACTGCGTCACGCCGTATCGGCGCCGGAGTGGATTGCATTGGCGGCAGGTCCTGCTGCTGCTTTTGCTGGTGCTGATCGCATCGTACGTGCGTGCGGCAACGCTGGCCACCGTCACGGTCAAGGCGCAGCCGCTGCGTGACGAATGGATCGCCGACGCGGTGATCGAATCGACGCGGCAAACAGTGGTATCCGCGCAAACCTCCGGCCGCATCACCGCGCTGTATGTGAAGGCCGGCGATCAGGTCGCCGCCGGCCAGCGCCTGCTGTCGATCGACCAGCGCACGGCCGACGAGCAACTGGCGGCATCGCGCGCGCAATTCGCGGCGGCCAGCGCCGAGCGCGACGTCGCCGCGCGCGATCTGGCGCGCACCCGCACGCTGTTCGACAAGCAATATGTCAGCCAGGCGGCGCTCGATCGCGCCCAGGCGCGCTACCGGGCGGCGGCCGAGGCGGCCTCGGCCAGACAGGCCGAGGTGCGCGCGGCGCTCGTGCAGGCCGGGTTGCATAACATTGCTGCGCCCTACGCCGGCACCGTCGCCAGCGTCGACGTCGAGCTCGGCGCCACCGCGATGCCAGGCGCCCCGCTGCTCACGCTCTACAGCCCCCACACCCTGCGAGCGGTCGCCACGGTGCCGCAGTCCCAACTGACAGGAGTGCAAAGCGATGCGGCGGTACGCGTCGAGATACCCGACTTGCCGGCCGGCGCGCGCTGGCAGACCGCCACGTCGGTCGAGATCCTGCCGGTGGCCGACCCGCTCAGCCATTCGGTGCAGGTACGCCTGCCATTGCCCGCGGCGGCCAACCAGGCACGCCCGGGCATGTTCGCCCGCGCCTACTTCCCGGTCGGTCAAGCTCGCCTGGGGCTGATGGTGCCGCTTACCGCGGTCGTTCGGCGTACCGAGGTCACCGCCGTCTACGTGGTCGCGCCGGGCGGACAGGTCACGCTGCGCCAGGTGCGGCTGGGCGAAGTCCACGGCGATCAGGTGGAAATCCTGGCCGGGATAGCGGCCGGCGAGCAGGTTGCTCTCGACCCGACGGCGGCAGCACGTCAATGACCCCTAGCGAACCGACCTTGCGATGAGCTCACCCAACCTCGGCATCTCCGGCCGCATCGCGGCGTTCTTTCTGGAGAACCGCATCACCCCGCTGCTCGCGCTGGTGGCGCTGTTGCTGGGCCTGTTCGCGATGGTGATGACCCCGCGCGAGGAAGAGCCGCAAATCAATGTCACGATGGCCAACGTGCTGGTGCCGTTTCCCGGTGCGAGCGCGCGCGACGTCGAACAGATGGTGGCCGGGCCGGCCGAGCAGATTCTCTCGCAAATCAAGGACGTCAAGCATGTCACCTCGGTGTCGCAGCCCGGCCTGGCGGTGCTGACAGTGCAGTTCGAGGTCGGCGTGCCCCGCACCGATGCCCTGGTCAGACTGTACGACACCGTCTACTCGAATCAGGATTGGCTGCCGAAGAATCTCGGGGTGCTGCCACCGCTCATCAAGCCAAAGGGGATCGACGATGTGCCGATCGTCGTACTCACGCTCTATTCGACCGATCCCCACACTGGCGCCTACGATCTCGAGCGGGTCGGACAATCGATCGAGGCGGATCTCAAGCGCGTGCCCGGCACGCGCGAAGTCACCACCATCGGCGGGCCGCAGCGCGCCGTCAACGTCCTGCTCGACCCGGCCCGCATGCAGGCCGCCGGCGTCACGGTCGACGATTTGCGCAATGCGCTGCGCGGCGCCAACGCCGGTGCTTCGGTCGGCGATCTGGTGCGCGACAACCGCAGTATTCACATCGAAACCGGGGCGCTGCTCAAAAGCGCGCAGGACGTACGGACCCTGATGGTGGCGGTGCGCGACGGCCGGCCGGTATTCGTCTCGGACGTGGCCACCGTGCGCGACGGTCCTCCCACGCCGACCCATTACGTCTGGGAGGGCGTAGCGGGCAAGCATCCGGCCGAATACCCGGCGGTTTCGATCTCGGTCACCAAAAAGGCCGGCGAGAACGCCGTGAGCGTGGCCAGGGAGGTGCTGCAGCGCGTTGCCCAGTTGCGCAACACGGTGATTCCGGCCGACGTGAAAATCGACGTCGCGCGCGACTACGGCACCACCGCCAATGCCAAGGCGCTCAAGCTCATCGAGAAGTTGATCTTCGCCACGACCTCGGTGGTCGTGCTGGTGCTGCTGGCGCTGGGCTGGCGCGAGGCGCTGGTGGTCGGCACCGCGGTCATCCTGACCCTGACCGCTACCCTGTTCGCTTCCTGGGCCTGGGGTTTCACTCTCAATCGCGTTTCGCTTTTCGCATTGATCCTGTCGATCGGCATCCTGGTCGACGATGCGATCGTGGTGGTGGAGAACATCCATCGGCATCGCGCGCTCGAGTCCGGCAAGACGCTCGTGGCGATCATCCCGAAAGCCGTCGACGAGGTC
It contains:
- a CDS encoding efflux RND transporter periplasmic adaptor subunit, giving the protein MRVWHSVSKHPPDVPGHLGSAWRLHHCVTPYRRRSGLHWRQVLLLLLLVLIASYVRAATLATVTVKAQPLRDEWIADAVIESTRQTVVSAQTSGRITALYVKAGDQVAAGQRLLSIDQRTADEQLAASRAQFAAASAERDVAARDLARTRTLFDKQYVSQAALDRAQARYRAAAEAASARQAEVRAALVQAGLHNIAAPYAGTVASVDVELGATAMPGAPLLTLYSPHTLRAVATVPQSQLTGVQSDAAVRVEIPDLPAGARWQTATSVEILPVADPLSHSVQVRLPLPAAANQARPGMFARAYFPVGQARLGLMVPLTAVVRRTEVTAVYVVAPGGQVTLRQVRLGEVHGDQVEILAGIAAGEQVALDPTAAARQ
- a CDS encoding ExbD/TolR family protein, translated to MKYLEVRRARIEIIPMIDIMFFLLVFFIMITLHMIPNAGLRTQLPSSSSTQALPPAKVLVTLSTDGSVSVDGNTLSPAQLTAMLAARPDVAHTAVTIAGSKQARIQGLVTVMDACRAAGVSQIALAAQPAQTPLQ
- a CDS encoding TonB family protein → MATLPMPGLAHDGKRLFRAAALAAVVEALLLGGGYLFLSRKPVAPPPVPITLLAIAQAPKPVPAPPKPVAPVSPPPVKPPPPVRRVIHHVVPTARPKPQPIPKAPAPPPPAPAPATQAAPPPVPQPPPPAAPVAAAAPGANFASALRAAIQAALRYPVAARMGGMTGRTRVAFDYRDGVVSHVRVVISSGVGLLDRAALAAVREAAVPKPKPAFAGKTFAEQLWVTFNLNNDE
- a CDS encoding alkaline phosphatase family protein, which translates into the protein MKKRFSAAIAGLGMCVAALAGAASLPANAPARHVLLISVDGLHGSDLAYFIEAHPHSTLAALARHGIDYGNARTVGPADSFPGLLALITGGTPAATGVYYDVTYDRSLSPAGSDCRGRGAAVPYNEAIDATAAGKRDTIDPAKLPRDPRDGCRPVYPHAYLRVNTVFEAVRAAGGYTAWTDKHPAYELVQGPSGHGVDDLFLPEIGANYEARQAAPVNGITASLARTEAYDDMKAHALVNEIDGLTHDGRRRAPVPNLFGLNLQAINVAQKLYGYRDADGAPTPGLTQALEHTDRILGRFVEALRRQGLRDDTLIVVTAKHGNGPIDPARLHKVDRNELARVIDAAAPGALAQLTVDSGALIWLRAPSATAQVAAALRAHAAPLGIADVLSGERLARRFPSPQQDSRTPDIIVMTKAGVIYTKPADGKRMEHGGFGNDDRHVALLLSSPRLAHAGRLVTYPVSTTQVAPTMLAALGLHPTALKAVVLENTPTLPQVDWLKPR